GAGCCAAGAGCATAGTTTGTATCCTTATTTGTTGCTGCATCTTCAACTGCCTCTGATATAGCTATTCCGAGAGTGCCTGGATGCTCTGGATTTTCTTTGAGAATTCTTCTTCCAGCTTCAGTTCTGTCAGAGGGAGATGGATAAACCTTTGCTCCCCATGTTTCCATCATTATTCTTCTGTATGGCTTCTGGTCATAGCTTATTCTTACCATATAAACAGTAATCTCTATTCCCATAAGAGTTCCAGCAAGTGCTAAAGCAGAACCCCACTGTCCTGCACCTGTTTCAGTGGCAATTCTTTTAATTCCTTCTTTTTTGTTGTAATAAGCCTGAGGAATAGATGTGTTAGTTTTGTGACTTCCTGCTGGACCAAAGCCTTCGTGCTTGAAATAAATCTTTGCAGGTGTTCCTAAAGCTTTTTCAAGACCTACTGCCCTATAAAGTGGTGTTGGTCGAAAGCTTGCATATATATTTAAAACTTCATCAGGGATATCTATCCATCTTTGCGTGCTTACTTCCTGTTCAATAAGTGACATGGGAAATATGACCTTTAAGTCATCGGCAGAAATAGGTCTCTTTGTTTGAGGATTGAGCGGGGGAGGTGGGAGTTTTGGCATATCTGCCTGTATGTTATACCATTGTTTTGGTAAATCTTTCTCTGAAAGCAAAATTCTACGCATCTTTAGCCTCCTCTTTATCTTAATCTTTTATTATGAATTCAACGATGAAAAATTTGCAAATTCTTAAAAAATAATTGACAAAAAAATAAAAAATGAGTAACATATATCAGAGCAGTCAGAAGACTGCGTAATTTTAAATGTAAAATTGTAAATAGTGGTCATGAAGGCCACAGTTTTAGGCAGAAGCCTGAAACTGTGGCTTTTTTATTTGATTATGATAGCAACTGAAATAAAGAAAATCTC
The nucleotide sequence above comes from Thermodesulfovibrio aggregans. Encoded proteins:
- a CDS encoding TrpB-like pyridoxal phosphate-dependent enzyme, yielding MRRILLSEKDLPKQWYNIQADMPKLPPPPLNPQTKRPISADDLKVIFPMSLIEQEVSTQRWIDIPDEVLNIYASFRPTPLYRAVGLEKALGTPAKIYFKHEGFGPAGSHKTNTSIPQAYYNKKEGIKRIATETGAGQWGSALALAGTLMGIEITVYMVRISYDQKPYRRIMMETWGAKVYPSPSDRTEAGRRILKENPEHPGTLGIAISEAVEDAATNKDTNYALGSVLNHVLLHQTVIGLECKRQLEIVGDYPDVVIGCCGGGSNLGGISFPFLYDKINGKDVRVVAVEPSSCPTLTKGEFRYDYGDTAGLTPFLMMYTLGHDFVPPGIHAGGLRYHGDSPLVSQLCHDGLIEARAVGQTAVFESAILFARTEGIIPAPESAHAIKVAIYEAIKAKEEGKERVILFNLSGIGFLDLPSYEAYLSGKLTDFEYPDEKIRESLCRLPEIRI